The proteins below come from a single Conger conger chromosome 10, fConCon1.1, whole genome shotgun sequence genomic window:
- the LOC133138916 gene encoding GTPase IMAP family member 7-like — MEGLRVVIAGPTGSGKSAAGNAIFGRSVFTSAAGSCSVTQACESAEEEVEDVGKLLIVDTPSPLSPGQRRRCLQLCAPGPHAFLLTLRVGRYDEEDRNQVESLEKVFGEAMYNYTTVLFTHRDNMEMTGERLQDHIENANPHLKSLLERCGQRYHVFDNRKKDDRKQVKELVKIVDEMVKANGGKHYERLASPCVKFISVCTLFSFVILLTFLWIYWNNVDDVRPVL; from the coding sequence GTCTTCGCGTGGTGATTGCTGGGCCCACAGGTTCAGGCAAGAGTGCAGCGGGAAATGCCATCTTTGGACGCAGTGTATTCACTTCTGCTGCTGGTTCCTGCTCTGTCACCCAGGCGTGTGAAAGCGCagaggaggaagtggaggaTGTCGGGAAGCTCCTGATCGTCGACACACCGAGTCCATTGAGTCCGGGTCAGAGGAGGCGGTGCCTCCAGCTGTGTGCTCCAGGCCCTCACGCGTTCCTGCTGACGCTACGCGTGGGCCGCTACGATGAAGAAGACCGGAACCAGGTTGAGAGTCTGGAGAAAGTGTTTGGAGAAGCGATGTATAATTACACCACAGTTCTTTTCACACACAGGGACAATATGGAGATGACAGGGGAACGGTTGCAGGACCACATCGAAAATGCCAACCCCCACCTCAAAAGCCTGCTCGAGAGGTGTGGGCAGAGATACCATGTATTTGACAATAGGAAAAAAGATGACAGAAAACAAGTGAAAGAACTTGTCAAAATAGTTGATGAAATGGTAAAGGCTAATGGTGGTAAGCACTACGAGAGACTCGCATCACCCTGTGTGAAATTCATATCAGTGTGTACCCTGTTCTCATTCGTAATTCTGCTGACATTCCTGTGGATATACTGGAATAACGTAGATGATGTCAGGCCCGtcttgtaa